The Akkermansia sp. N21116 genome includes a region encoding these proteins:
- a CDS encoding collagen-like protein: MDLVLHLDTRDVTNNEGNPIRPLYLKRGDAAPWRVRVEGNGYVGSTVTFAAIVPSFSSGANVIKVDSVIGADGYATLTPQSHTTGLDEALGLGTSNAVRSVMLAGEFKLSTSSGIVIATLDIPLRYMMGIIVDGSDPEQLESTKLVAGETVTLPAGSQADADIVYAGGNYVATFAIPQGEKGDPGPKGDPGSKGDPGPKGDPGPKGETGPPGGVDKIGNATGVITLGTGLSMSNNMLSAEAGMTWLKPHQPSENYAEIRGYSEVHDNVALVGNYSNAGKFPYQVPQLYFKYNMVNSSIYARPSVEVSSYNERWLVNVSMVKALIDGYGGGGGSGDTTDVPGTGDYLPVYSHGSNYSPYSERSEIYDPINIIGEYSSDYNTSVYGVPWMQFRDTGGTSYYNKPGVGFSEYQDKWLVNVGMVKELIDNYGSSGGGGNYLPASWSDGGNRYDIEHNVSIQAGNTLSADYFETRKGAFLNTDDYSSKNRFIMGITVPESNFSSGNYGYMGWPRLGAWRVNRSGDKRDHHDAVFPFGNFSTMDNTCIVNLGVLKYALLKFMEEWSGGSGTLGPYWSNYSQLDQY; encoded by the coding sequence ATGGATCTTGTGTTACATCTGGACACGCGCGATGTTACGAACAATGAAGGAAACCCGATTCGCCCGCTTTATTTGAAGCGTGGCGATGCTGCTCCGTGGAGGGTGCGTGTAGAAGGTAATGGATATGTAGGTTCGACGGTGACGTTTGCGGCTATTGTCCCGTCTTTTTCGTCAGGTGCGAATGTGATTAAAGTCGATAGCGTTATTGGTGCTGATGGATATGCAACCTTAACGCCCCAGTCACATACAACTGGACTCGACGAAGCACTTGGGCTTGGAACCTCAAATGCCGTCAGGTCTGTTATGCTTGCCGGAGAGTTTAAGCTGTCCACGTCTAGCGGTATTGTCATTGCAACTCTTGATATCCCATTGCGTTACATGATGGGGATTATCGTTGATGGCTCCGATCCGGAACAACTTGAATCAACAAAGCTTGTGGCCGGAGAGACGGTTACATTGCCGGCAGGAAGTCAAGCGGATGCGGATATTGTGTATGCGGGAGGTAATTATGTGGCTACCTTTGCGATACCTCAGGGAGAGAAAGGTGATCCTGGTCCCAAGGGCGACCCAGGCTCCAAGGGTGATCCGGGGCCTAAAGGGGATCCCGGTCCCAAGGGGGAGACGGGACCGCCTGGTGGTGTGGATAAGATTGGCAATGCGACTGGGGTTATCACGCTCGGAACGGGGTTGTCGATGTCCAATAATATGTTGAGCGCGGAAGCGGGGATGACGTGGCTGAAGCCGCATCAGCCGAGTGAGAATTATGCTGAGATCCGGGGATATAGCGAAGTGCATGACAATGTCGCTCTTGTCGGCAATTATTCAAACGCCGGAAAATTTCCGTACCAAGTGCCTCAGTTGTACTTCAAGTACAACATGGTTAACTCGTCGATTTATGCTCGGCCTTCGGTTGAGGTCTCGTCGTACAATGAGCGATGGCTTGTTAATGTGTCGATGGTCAAGGCTTTGATTGATGGTTATGGCGGCGGTGGAGGAAGTGGGGATACGACTGATGTTCCCGGAACAGGCGATTATCTTCCTGTTTATTCCCATGGGAGCAACTATTCTCCATATAGCGAACGCAGTGAGATATATGATCCTATCAATATAATTGGAGAGTATAGCTCTGATTACAATACGTCCGTGTATGGTGTGCCGTGGATGCAGTTTAGAGATACTGGTGGTACAAGCTATTACAATAAGCCTGGCGTTGGGTTTAGCGAGTATCAAGACAAATGGCTGGTAAACGTCGGAATGGTAAAAGAGCTGATTGATAACTATGGGTCAAGTGGGGGAGGCGGAAATTATCTACCTGCATCATGGTCCGATGGTGGTAATCGTTATGATATCGAGCATAATGTTTCAATCCAAGCCGGTAATACTCTCTCTGCAGACTATTTTGAGACGCGAAAAGGTGCATTTTTGAACACGGATGATTATTCCAGTAAAAATAGATTTATTATGGGTATTACTGTACCTGAGTCTAATTTTTCGTCTGGAAATTACGGATACATGGGCTGGCCGCGCCTGGGTGCATGGCGAGTAAACAGATCTGGTGATAAGAGAGATCACCACGATGCTGTATTTCCCTTCGGAAATTTCAGTACAATGGACAATACATGCATCGTAAACCTGGGGGTTTTAAAATATGCGCTCTTAAAGTTTATGGAAGAGTGGTCAGGCGGCAGTGGGACGCTGGGTCCATATTGGAGCAATTACAGTCAACTTGATCAATATTGA
- a CDS encoding DEAD/DEAH box helicase family protein — MINLADSPSYFAYRYLGLTLYPWQVETLEAIAAGKKTALRAANGSGKTAAVIAVAILWFLWRHPKGRCAVTSGSWMQVESQLWPAMERFKNLPIFKGWKWNHCHISTPQGGFAIGFSTVNAGRAEGWHGRPGAPVFYVVDEAKTVGEGIFTAIDRCTLQYQLYASSPGEAAGQFYRCFYDEASLFYKVHVTAFDCPHITKERIDRVLTKWGEDHWLTRSMIYGEFTADSDMLVLPPDELKKALSMPPSERMGGHRTVFMDVAAGRDENVVAVRDGNCIWIEEAWHDRDTVQAVRRAIEIFKRIGVHDCDVWVDAPGLGVAMINDFREEGWYVNEYWGGAQPEDQERYVSLNAEVWFSGSVDITQGRVKLLDLDPVLFRQLTTRRMEYADKGKVRLEDKKKMAERGLKSPDRADAILGAIWTGTAMSGVWTGEGTAPEVGEAVYQPEVYAFDTPI, encoded by the coding sequence ATGATCAACCTTGCCGACAGCCCATCATATTTTGCTTATAGATATTTAGGACTGACGCTCTATCCGTGGCAGGTAGAGACTCTTGAGGCGATTGCGGCGGGAAAGAAGACGGCTTTGAGGGCTGCGAATGGATCCGGGAAGACGGCCGCTGTAATCGCTGTGGCGATTTTGTGGTTTTTATGGAGGCATCCAAAAGGGAGATGTGCTGTAACATCAGGATCATGGATGCAGGTTGAAAGCCAGCTCTGGCCGGCTATGGAGCGTTTCAAGAATCTTCCTATTTTCAAGGGCTGGAAGTGGAACCATTGCCACATTTCAACTCCACAGGGTGGGTTTGCAATTGGTTTTTCGACGGTGAATGCAGGACGTGCGGAAGGTTGGCACGGAAGACCAGGTGCGCCTGTGTTTTATGTGGTGGATGAGGCGAAGACGGTGGGTGAGGGAATATTTACTGCTATTGATAGATGTACGTTGCAATATCAGCTTTATGCGTCGTCTCCGGGTGAAGCTGCCGGACAGTTTTACAGGTGTTTTTACGATGAAGCATCATTGTTTTATAAGGTTCATGTGACGGCGTTTGATTGTCCGCATATTACAAAAGAACGTATTGATCGTGTATTGACGAAATGGGGAGAGGATCACTGGTTGACTCGATCAATGATCTACGGAGAGTTCACGGCTGATAGCGACATGCTTGTGTTACCGCCTGATGAATTGAAAAAGGCTCTCTCAATGCCTCCGTCTGAGCGGATGGGTGGTCACAGGACGGTGTTTATGGACGTTGCTGCAGGTCGTGACGAAAATGTTGTTGCTGTACGTGATGGTAATTGCATCTGGATTGAAGAAGCATGGCATGACAGAGATACAGTACAGGCTGTACGGAGAGCTATCGAGATATTCAAACGTATTGGAGTACATGATTGTGACGTGTGGGTTGATGCCCCTGGGCTTGGTGTGGCGATGATTAACGATTTCCGTGAAGAAGGATGGTATGTGAATGAATACTGGGGTGGAGCACAGCCGGAGGATCAAGAACGGTATGTATCTCTGAATGCTGAAGTTTGGTTTTCGGGATCAGTGGATATTACGCAAGGCAGGGTGAAGTTGCTTGATTTAGATCCTGTGTTGTTTAGACAGTTGACAACGCGACGGATGGAGTATGCGGATAAGGGGAAAGTGCGTCTTGAGGACAAGAAAAAGATGGCTGAAAGAGGGCTAAAATCTCCCGATAGAGCAGATGCTATACTTGGTGCAATCTGGACAGGAACGGCCATGTCTGGCGTGTGGACTGGTGAGGGCACTGCTCCTGAAGTGGGAGAGGCAGTCTATCAGCCCGAAGTTTATGCATTTGACACTCCAATTTAG
- a CDS encoding DnaB-like helicase C-terminal domain-containing protein, with amino-acid sequence MNTSIILPNALIAAERTVLGVCLSNPVKISSLMLKGVSRAFFALPGHKAIWGALEDLSKTPEKCNAIELAKKMEAEGTIDDVGGIQGLTEIVSGYSYLYQFDDSLNVVIEAKKRRDAMDAINRLQEKAVDLSVDSDDLLAYIENELVGLRKTNKNASIRRIGDAAAKVIDDLEFRMAHPGAIRGLSTGFPSLDRTLDGLQDGAMIVVGARPGIGKTSFLVNILQHLTLLEPAINVGMISLEMPADQLLERVLFQISKINSAELRRGSKITQHQSQAFTRGLKVIKNAPFYIADKSAMTIGEIQAVARQMVNEHGIRCLGVDYLQLAKGMSKQGVGNREREVSEISAGLKAIAKELSIPVIVLAQLNRDVTKRDGKAAIPKVSDLRDSGSIEQDADQVLLLHRPSPDDKEADKTEASLIVGKNRFGLTGHIKLKWNAGLTQYMEA; translated from the coding sequence ATGAACACTTCAATCATACTGCCAAATGCCCTCATTGCCGCAGAAAGGACGGTTCTCGGCGTTTGTTTGTCAAATCCGGTAAAGATATCGTCACTGATGCTGAAAGGCGTTTCTAGGGCGTTTTTTGCGCTTCCAGGGCATAAGGCTATCTGGGGGGCTTTGGAAGATCTTTCGAAGACTCCTGAAAAATGCAACGCAATCGAGCTTGCAAAGAAGATGGAAGCGGAGGGAACGATCGATGATGTTGGAGGGATACAAGGACTCACGGAGATTGTGTCAGGGTATTCATACCTCTACCAATTCGATGATTCTCTTAATGTCGTCATAGAAGCAAAAAAACGGCGCGATGCAATGGATGCAATCAATAGACTTCAAGAAAAGGCTGTTGATTTATCCGTTGATTCGGATGATCTGCTCGCCTATATCGAAAATGAACTTGTCGGCCTCAGAAAGACAAATAAGAATGCTTCTATCAGGCGTATCGGTGATGCGGCCGCAAAGGTTATTGACGATCTTGAATTCCGCATGGCACACCCTGGAGCTATTCGTGGACTTTCAACAGGATTTCCTTCTTTAGACAGAACTCTTGATGGACTTCAAGACGGTGCAATGATTGTTGTTGGTGCAAGACCGGGTATCGGTAAAACATCATTTCTGGTCAATATTCTTCAACATCTTACACTTTTAGAGCCCGCAATAAATGTTGGTATGATTTCTTTAGAGATGCCGGCAGATCAACTTCTTGAACGTGTTCTATTCCAGATTTCAAAGATTAATTCCGCTGAGTTGAGACGAGGAAGCAAAATAACTCAGCACCAATCACAAGCATTTACACGAGGATTAAAGGTAATCAAAAATGCTCCATTCTACATTGCGGATAAATCAGCAATGACGATAGGCGAGATACAGGCTGTTGCGCGACAGATGGTTAATGAACACGGCATTCGCTGTCTAGGTGTTGACTACCTGCAACTTGCTAAAGGCATGAGCAAACAGGGAGTAGGAAATCGTGAGCGTGAAGTATCCGAGATCTCAGCCGGTCTCAAGGCAATTGCCAAGGAGCTGAGCATACCAGTGATTGTTCTCGCGCAGTTGAACAGAGATGTCACAAAACGTGATGGCAAAGCAGCAATACCAAAAGTTTCTGATTTGAGAGATTCCGGCTCCATCGAGCAGGACGCAGACCAGGTGCTTTTGCTTCATCGTCCATCGCCTGACGACAAGGAAGCAGATAAAACAGAAGCAAGCTTGATTGTTGGTAAAAACCGATTTGGGCTAACAGGACACATAAAGCTTAAATGGAATGCAGGATTAACACAATATATGGAGGCATAA